Proteins from a single region of Oncorhynchus tshawytscha isolate Ot180627B linkage group LG03, Otsh_v2.0, whole genome shotgun sequence:
- the LOC121846213 gene encoding keratin-associated protein 9-1-like: protein MLSSLASQWQCKKVSIVLCCKHTDICRVQCKKVSIVLCCKHTDICRVQCKKVSIVLCCKHTDICRVQCKKVSIVLCCKHTDICRVQCKKVSIVLCYKHTDICRVQCKKVSIVLCCKRTDICRVQCKKVSIVLCCKRTDICRVQCKKVSIVLCCKHTDICRVQCKKVSIVLCCKHTDICRVQCKKVSIVLCCKHTDICRVQCKKVSIVLCCKHTDICRVQCKKVSIVLCCKHTDICRVQCKKVSIVLCCKHTDICRVQCKKVSIVLCCKHTDICRVQCKKVSIVLCCKHTDICRVQCKKVSIVLCCKHTDICRVQCKAYCHSKFQDGTKAGCVPWNQFSFSAFCFYVTYSHFIIGSDTFYNVSPELRAWKIILQQQEM, encoded by the exons ATGTTAAGTTCATTAGCATCCCAGTGGCAGTGTAAGAAGGTATCCATAGTGCTTTGTTGTAAGCACACAGACATTTGTAGAGTGCAGTGTAAGAAGGTATCCATAGTGCTTTGTTGTAAGCACACAGACATTTGTAGAGTGCAGTGTAAGAAGGTATCCATAGTGCTTTGTTGTAAGCACACAGACATTTGTAGAGTGCAGTGTAAGAAG GTATCCATAGTGCTTTGTTGTAAGCACACAGACATTTGTAGAGTGCAGTGTAAGAAGGTATCCATAGTGCTTTGTTATAAGCACACAGACATTTGTAGAGTGCAGTGTAAGAAGGTATCCATAGTGCTTTGTTGTAAGCGCACAGACATTTGTAGAGTGCAGTGTAAGAAGGTATCCATAGTGCTTTGTTGTAAGCGCACAGACATTTGTAGAGTGCAGTGTAAGAAGGTATCCATAGTGCTTTGTTGTAAGCACACAGACATTTGTAGAGTGCAGTGTAAGAAGGTATCCATAGTGCTTTGTTGTAAGCACACAGACATTTGTAGAGTGCAGTGTAAGAAGGTATCCATAGTGCTTTGTTGTAAGCACACAGACATTTGTAGAGTGCAGTGTAAGAAGGTATCCATAGTGCTTTGTTGTAAGCACACAGACATTTGTAGAGTGCAGTGTAAGAAGGTATCCATAGTGCTTTGTTGTAAGCACACAGACATTTGTAGAGTGCAGTGTAAGAAGGTATCTATAGTGCTTTGTTGTAAGCACACAGACATTTGTAGAGTGCAGTGTAAGAAGGTATCCATAGTGCTTTGTTGTAAGCACACAGACATTTGTAGAGTGCAGTGTAAGAAGGTATCCATAGTGCTTTGTTGTAAGCACACAGACATTTGTAGAGTGCAGTGTAAGAAGGTATCCATAGTGCTTTGTTGTAAGCACACAGACATTTGTAGAGTGCAGTGTAAAGCATATTGTCATTCGAAATTCCAAGACGGGACGAAAGCTGGATGTGTTCCATGGAATCAATTCTCATTTTCTGCATTCTGTTTCTATGTGACATATAGTCACTTCATAATTGGCTCAGATACCTTCTACAATGTCTCTCCCGAACTAAGAGCatggaaaataatcctgcaacaacaggaaatgtga